From a single Apium graveolens cultivar Ventura chromosome 2, ASM990537v1, whole genome shotgun sequence genomic region:
- the LOC141706966 gene encoding uncharacterized protein LOC141706966, translated as MIENTRKRKRGFISEEDIASLLQRYSASTVLALLQELSQVADEKFDWNELVKRTSTGISNPREYQMLWRRLAYNTPLVERLDEEVDPLDDDSDLDNELEAIPTVTPEASDEVVACVKLLAASGMPSHSTLQNGSTVEAPLTMKIPNGQSARVSSECVQSRSFARGRTNITVPVSAQKQPLPEVTSAEGLDTDGGNLPPRRRRKPWTAAEDLELIAAVKKCGEGNWANLLKGDFKSERSASQLSQRWNIIRKRKGNSSLVRSSQQLSEAQLAARRAVSLALNMPMTDKLKASFSPGATSLAITPSNSIHRAAETSAGIKSEPKSEHNSLPTIKQRSYISCPDSVPTIGQRSGALGPIAKQGFVTTAAQQSSAVGVSSKSRINLKAQSAKPSPSPDCELVKAAAVAAGARLATPSDAASLLRAAQAKNAVRIMPGGASMIKASGVVSSGNSLPSNVHYIRTGLATTFPTYSTTPPNATRSTSSQHYQGHSTKQAIVQGIQRQTSPKVNAASETVKAATSGLGNVETNILKDTMPRSVDALKEFSQDDEDSDRGSKMKERGHNHFLGNPQQAQKLKGDGRPEDQIKEDRDPISSDPVLELTAEDLAKPVPVPHQCGTANVSSSSAEVTVNGDCVVSNHMMGLCGKEKYVDMDSCDDHNLGKKTDEPVPMDTCES; from the exons GTATTCCGCGTCTACGGTACTGGCATTACTTCAAGAGCTATCTCAAGTTGCGGATGAAAAGTTTGATTGGAATGAGCTGGTGAAAAGGACTAGCACCGGTATTTCTAATCCGAGGGAGTACCAAATGCTATGGCGACGTTTGGCTTATAATACGCCGTTAGTTGAAAGATTAGATGAAGAGGTTGATCCTCTG GACGATGACAGTGATCTAGATAATGAATTGGAAGCTATACCAACTGTTACCCCTGAAGCTTCTGATGAGGTTGTAGCATGTGTGAAG TTACTTGCTGCTTCTGGCATGCCAAGTCATTCAACTTTACAAAATGGTTCCACTGTTGAGGCTCCACTGACTATGAAGATACCTAATGGTCAATCAGCTAGGGTTTCCTCGGAATGCGTACAATCACGGAGCTTTGCACGCGGTCGGACAAATATCACAGTTCCAGTTTCTGCCCAGAAACAGCCACTGCCTGAAGTTACATCTGCTGAAGGGTTGGATACTGATGGTGGCAACCTACCTCCTCGAAGGAGAAGAAAACCATGGACTGCTGCAGAGGATTTGGAACTCATTGCTGCTGTAAAAAAATGCGGTGAAGGTAATTGGGCAAATTTATTGAAAGGGGACTTCAAAAGTGAAAGATCAGCTTCACAACTATCTCAG AGGTGGAACATTATTAGAAAGCGCAAGGGCAACTCAAGTTTAGTAAGGAGCTCACAACAACTCTCTGAGGCGCAGCTTGCAGCTCGGCGGGCTGTGTCTTTAGCCCTCAATATGCCGATGACAGATAAGTTGAAGGCATCTTTCTCCCCTG GTGCAACGAGTTTAGCCATTACGCCCAGCAACTCCATCCATCGTGCTGCTGAAACTTCTGCTGGCATAAAGTCTGAACCTAAATCTGAGCATAATTCTCTTCCAACCATAAAACAGCGTTCTTATATATCTTGCCCGGACTCTGTCCCTACAATAGGACAACGATCTGGGGCACTAGGACCTATAGCTAAACAGGGCTTTGTGACAACTGCTGCACAACAATCTAGCGCAGTAGGGGTTTCATCTAAATCTCGGATTAACTTGAAGGCCCAATCAGCAAAGCCCTCTCCTAGTCCGGACTGTGAGCTAGTAAAAGCTGCTGCAGTCGCTGCGGGGGCTCGTCTTGCCACTCCATCTGATGCAGCATCATTGTTGAGGGCTGCACAGGCAAAGAATGCTGTACGTATTATGCCTGGAGGAGCTTCTATGATCAAAGCTTCGGGTGTAGTCAGTAGTGGAAACTCATTACCCAGTAATGTGCACTACATTCGTACTGGTCTGGCAACTACATTTCCCACTTATTCTACTACGCCGCCAAATGCCACACGATCTACAAGTAGTCAACATTATCAGGGTCATTCTACGAAACAAGCAATTGTTCAGGGTATCCAGAGGCAAACTAGTCCTAAAGTGAATGCAGCATCCGAAACAGTGAAAGCTGCCACCTCTGGCCTTGGTAATGTTGAGACTAACATCTTGAAAGATACGATGCCTAGATCTGTGGATGCATTAAAAGAATTTAGCCAAGATGATGAAGACAGTGATAGAGGGAGTAAAATGAAGGAGAGAGGGCACAACCATTTTCTTGGAAATCCGCAGCAGGCCCAAAAACTCAAAGGCGATGGTAGACCAGAAGACCAAATTAAAGAAGACCGGGATCCCATATCCAGTGACCCAGTATTAGAGCTCACTGCAGAGGATCTTGCAAAGCCAGTTCCAGTCCCACATCAATGTGGTACTGCTAATGTAAGCTCATCAAGTGCAGAGGTAACCGTGAATGGTGATTGTGTAGTTAGTAATCACATGATGGGCTTATGTGGCAAGGAGAAATATGTAGATATGGATAGCTGTGATGATCATAATTTGGGAAAGAAAACAGATGAACCTGTACCTATGGATACCTGTGAATCTTAA
- the LOC141685520 gene encoding uncharacterized protein LOC141685520, translating to MGYQYGRAPYNGRRGGAHSAGEAPAVIPVASHSVTGNGSGARPHDQDGGRIQVRMQNNDEILQRGQDEPRVRENIQDQNGNMPPLQPQGEGRRDPPPHPGGNQGEFQQVAEQPQQPNIQTIPGVGTFNVNNLKREGAQQWFQKLGPGVISSWEQMKTLFLTQFQAAVKYTPPVTTLANVKQKEGESLTSYFKRFNAESTLVRGAIDETLKILLIAGLRVETDFWKHLQGKDPVSLADVLAHAESFKAIEQSLVEIKKNDNTHNSKGRSKRRDRSLSPDYRRNARSPNRVNTVSSRREWSPPSNYKRRVSNYTPLAASIDHIFEVNKDRGIFKKPDRLTSWQSRDKKKGLDDKGKDEKLTPRVEDVEKMAEVNFQRAGSIRAIFGGHPFVGDSNRALEKNAREARHPPLTNIHSLEDRPPNVFKGESADITFKEKESRWVHHPHNDALVITMLIGAMNVHRVFLDNGSSTNILYYSTYKKLGFPDSDMYFEDAHVYGFTGETVRVMGSVRLPVTLEEGALSVTQMIDFKVLDQDSAHNVLVGKPWL from the exons ATGGGATATCAATACGGAAGAGCCCCTTACAATGGTAGGAGAGGTGGAGCACATTCCGCTGGAGAGGCCCCCGCCGTTATTCCCGTAGCTTCCCACAGCGTTACTGGTAATGGGTCTGGGGCGCGTCCTCATGACCAGGACGGCGGGCGAATTCAAGTAAGAATGCAGAACAATGATGAAATTCTGCAACGCGGCCAAGATGAACCTCGCGTACGGGAAAATATACAGGACCAAAATGGTAACATGCCACCGCTgcagcctcagggcgaggggcggcGAGATCCTCCGCCACACCCGGGGGGTAATCAAGGGGAATTTCAGCAAGTCGCAGAGCAACCCCAACAGCCTAATATTCAAACCATTCCTGGTGTAGGGACGTTTAATGTGAACAACCTcaagag AGAGGGTGCTCAGcagtggttccaaaaacttggtccGGGTGTGATTTCAtcctgggaacagatgaaaactttATTTTTGACACAATTCCAAGCCGCGGTGAAGTATACACCACCTGTTACCACGCTGGCTAATGTGAAACAAAAGGAAGGAGAAAGTTTGACTTCGTATTTCAAGAGGTTTAATGCAGAATCTACTTTGGTGAGGGGTGCAATTGATGAAACATTGAAAATATTGCTTATAGCTGGGTTGCGTGTGGAGACGGATTTCTGGAAGCACCTGCAAGGGAAGGACCCAGTGTCGCTGGCTGATGTGCTTGCGCATGCGGAGTCGTTCAAAGCGATCGAGCAGTCGCTTGTAGAAATAAAAAAGAATGACAATACccataactccaaggggcgaTCCAAGAGAAGGGACAGATCCTTGAGCCCAGATTATCGGCGAAACGCCAGAAGCCCTAACAGGGTAAATACTGTGAGCTCGCGGAGAGAATGGAGCCCACCATCGAACTACAAGAGAAGAGTTAGCAATTATACACCGCTGGCGgcgtccattgatcatatcttcgaAGTAAATAAGGATAGAGGAATCTTCAAGAAGCCCGACCGTTTAACTTCATGGCAGAGCAGAGACAAGAAGAA GGGACTTGACGACAAAGGTAAGGATGAAAAACTGACCCCGCGGGTGGAGGATGTTGAAAAAATGGCAGAGGTCAATTTTCAGAGGGCTGGCAGTATcagggcaatttttggaggacaccctttTGTTGGTGATAGTAATCGAGCACTGGAGAAAAACGCGAGGGAAGCGCGACATCCACCGCTCACCAACATCCACAGCTTGGAAGATAGACCCCCGAATGTCTTTAAGGGGGAGTCCGCTGATATTACGTTCAAGGAAAAAGAATCTAGGTGGGTGCATCATCCCCACAACGATGCGCTGGTGATTACCATGCTCATTGGGGCAATGAACGTACATCGAGTCTTCTTGGATAATGGGAGTTCTACAAACATCTTGTACTACAGCACCTACAAAAAGCTGGGTTTTCCAGATAGTGACATGTATTTCGAAGATGCGCACGTCTATGGCTTTACTGGGGAAACAGTGAGAGTCATGGGTTCTGTCAGGCTTCCCGTCACACTCGAAGAAGGGGCCTTGTCGGTTACCCAAATGATAGATTTCAAGGTGCTAGATCAGGATTCCGCGCATAATGTGCTGGTCGGCAAACCTTGGTTGTGA
- the LOC141685526 gene encoding uncharacterized protein LOC141685526, with protein MAHKKIVIPHEYASLGSPDVRCANCNAQMWKEERVNKNVNRESPIFLFVARKVRLYNSMFAFTSAGGNVDHFINGGRGPYIYKLNGQNHHVFSSLIPNDGDTPKFCQLYIYNTVNEVNNRLRWVNNADQFKVNAHVIEGLIQILDETNDICQEFRMARDRFENNDIVNLKVELKVCWAQSGRENHISASDDVARIMVGGTDTPTVNRDIIVYSKMDKLKPGYAGSKCYMQHNFQDALVVCRHVGHPDIFLTMTCNTIWDEIQKMIVYLPGCQSQNCPNIISRVFKMKPDQMTNDIKKKSYFGKCVGIMYVFEFHKRGLPHVHMLIWLDCDSKKFLRHNVDKFVSAEIPDPVKDPVGYAAVKAYMIYGHCGLQNPKSPCMKGIKCTRHFPKK; from the exons ATGGCGCACAAGAAAATTGTCATTCCACATGAATATGCTTCATTGGGCAGTCCAGATGTTAGGTGCGCTAACTGTAATGCACAGATGTGGAAAGAAGAACGTGTAAATAAGAATGTGAATCGCGAGAGTCCAATTTTTCTCTTTGTTGCAAGAAAGGTGAG GTTGTATAACAGCATGTTTGCATTTACCTCTGCTGGTGGCAATGTTGATCATTTTATAAATGGTGGTAGAGGCCCATATATATACAAATTAAATGGACAGAATCATCATGTCTTTAGTTCGTTAATACCGAATGATGGTGATACtccaaaattctgtcaattatatatttataatactGTTAATGAAGTTAATAATAGACTTCGTTGGGTTAACAATGCTGATCAATTCAAGGTTAACGCTCATGTAATTGAGGGACTTATTCAAATATTGGATGAGACCAATGATATATGTCAGGAATTTCGTATGGCGCGTGATCGTTTTGAAAACAATGATATTGTGAATTTAAAAGTGGAGTTGAAGGTTTGTTGGGCGCAAAGTGGGAGGGAGAATCACATATCTGCCTCTGATGATGTAGCTAGAATAATGGTAGGAGGGACTGACACCCCGACTGTAAACCGTGACATCATTGTTTATTCTAAAATGGATAAGTTGAAAC CCGGTTATGCTGGATCAAAATGTTATATGCAACATAATTTCCAAGATGCGCTTGTTGTTTGCCGACATGTTGGGCATCCAGATATCTTCCTCACAATGACATGCAATACAATATGGGATGAAATTCAAAAAATGATAGTGTATCTCCCAGGATGTCAATCTCAGAACTGTCCAAACATTATTTCAAGGGTTTTTAAAATGAAGCCTGATCAAATGACAAATGACATAAAGAAGAAATCTTATTTTGGGAAATGTGTTGGAA TTATGTATGTATTTGAATTCCATAAGAGAGGACTTCCGCATGTACATATGTTGATTTGGCTTGATTGTGATTCGAAGAAGTTTCTTAGGCATAATGTTGACAAATTTGTGTCAGCGGAGATACCAGATCCTGTGAAAGACCCCGTTGGTTATGCTGCAGTGAAAGCTTACATGATTTATGGTCATTGCGGCTTGCAGAACCCAAAATCTCCTTGCATGAAGGGAATAAAATGTACCCGCCATTTCCCCAAAAAGTAA
- the LOC141685531 gene encoding uncharacterized protein LOC141685531 yields the protein MRRRQHITVQKGNADLDNQWVVPYNCDLLVKYQSHMNIEICCHARSIEYLFKYCLKGHDTATVQITGRKRRRVDQSIEEPIDEINAYFDGRYICSSESAYCIFGFPIYHRTFSVERLPFYLPGQRNCTFRANKSLRNVVDCGKRD from the coding sequence ATGCGACGGAGACAACATATTACTGTGCAGAAAGGAAATGCTGATCTTGACAATCAATGGGTGGTTCCTTATAACTGTGATTTGTTGGTTAAATACCAAAGCCACATGAACATAGAAATATGTTGTCATGCTCGGAGCATagaatatttgttcaaatattgCCTAAAAGGACATGATACTGCAACAGTTCAGATAACTGGGAGGAAGAGGAGAAGAGTTGATCAAAGTATTGAAGAGCCCATTGATGAAATAAACGCTTACTTTGATGGTCGATACATTTGTAGTTCAGAATCCGCTTATTGTATATTTGGGTTTCCTATATACCACCGTACTTTTTCTGTTGAGCGTTTACCTTTCTATTTACCAGGGCAAAGAAATTGCACATTTCGTGCAAATAAGTCTTTGCGTAATGTTGTTGATTGCGGGAAGAGAGATTGA
- the LOC141685536 gene encoding uncharacterized protein LOC141685536 gives MDDSKRGLQIGRLSYTHHSSGEVWYLRMLLMKVRGATSFEELRTINGVCYSIFRDACKEHGLLDDDKEWHEVIHQCSNGALPPQIRQLFVHIIVNCKFLILVLIPLKKFRWTEADLNSNFPIEYLNSINIPGIPAHELSLKVGAVVMLMRNLNQTLRLCTGTRMIVTKCLRFCVECEVICGSFVGTRHFIPRMELAPSETLIPLKLVRKQMPLQICCAMTINKSHGQSLENVGLYLPKSVFTHVQYYVVISRVTSPKVLKIFVDDDS, from the exons ATGGATGACTCAAAAAGAGGGCTGCAAATTGGTAGATTGTCTTATACTCATCACAGTAGTGGAGAAGTGTGGTACTTACGTATGTTATTAATGAAAGTTCGGGGAGCTACTTCTTTTGAGGAATTGAGAACCATAAATGGTGTTTGTTACAGTATATTTAGGGATGCCTGTAAGGAGCATGGACTTTTGGATGATGATAAGGAGTGGCATGAAGTTATTCATCAATGTTCAAATGGTGCATTACCTCCTCAGATTAGACAACTTTTTGTTCATATCATTGTAAATTGCAAG TTTCTTATTTTAGTGTTGATTCCGCTGAAAAAATTTCGGTGGACAGAAGCAGATCTGAATTCAAACTTTCCTATAGAATATCTTAATTCTATCAACATTCCCGGTATACCTGCACATGAATTAAGTTTGAAAGTTGGTGCGGTTGTTATGCTTATGAGGAATCTAAACCAAACTCTCAGATTGTGTACTGGAACAAGGATGATTGTTACAAAATGTTTGAGATTTTGTGTTGAATGTGAAGTGATTTGTGGATCATTTGTTGGAACGCGTCATTTTATTCCACGAATGGAGTTAGCTCCCAGTGAGACCCTGATACCATTGAAATTAGTGCGGAAGCAAATGCCTCTCCAGATCTGCTGTGCAATGACTATTAATAAATCCCATGGTCAGTCGCTGGAAAATGTTGGCCTTTATTTACCAAAATCTGTTTTCACCCATGTTCAATATTATGTTGTGATTAGTCGTGTTACCTCTCCTAAGGTATtaaagatttttgttgatgatgATTCTTGA